One region of Spirochaetota bacterium genomic DNA includes:
- a CDS encoding ATP-binding protein produces the protein MSKMNRILYIDDNSLDRELVRDSLEIEYGNFQVIEATSIEEFNIQLSDGDFDLVLSDFNILGFEGLEVIDAVKRKDFSLPIVIVTGTGSEEIAVEAMKRGADDYVIKTPSHIRRLPQTIHAAIEKKRLQVEHKLAEEELVKYRYHLEELVKERTKELNEAQEKLIIAERLAVLGEFSGNLSHELRNPLGIIESSAYYIQTKLSDSDSKLKQHINRIREQVRRSRDIINSLVNLANLKKPRKDRIDLTVALNYAISTLNIPNTVEINVDIQDEKVAVYGDMEQLCITFNNIINNAIEAMEGKGRLAIKMRVSNEDDIVEIIFEDTGPGIASENKDRIFRPLFSTKNKGIGFGLSICQQIILNHNGIIEVESEPGRGACFIIRLPI, from the coding sequence ATGAGTAAAATGAATCGTATTCTATATATAGATGATAATTCGCTAGATAGAGAACTGGTAAGGGATTCGCTTGAAATTGAGTATGGGAATTTTCAGGTAATCGAGGCTACTTCAATTGAGGAATTCAATATTCAGTTGTCAGATGGAGATTTTGATCTCGTTCTGAGCGATTTCAACATTCTAGGTTTCGAAGGGCTGGAGGTGATCGATGCAGTTAAGAGAAAAGATTTCTCTTTGCCGATTGTAATTGTCACTGGCACAGGATCAGAGGAGATAGCTGTGGAGGCGATGAAGAGGGGGGCTGATGATTATGTTATCAAAACCCCAAGTCATATCCGACGGCTTCCGCAGACCATCCATGCTGCTATTGAGAAGAAACGATTACAGGTTGAGCATAAATTGGCAGAGGAGGAACTGGTAAAATATCGCTATCATCTGGAGGAACTGGTTAAGGAAAGGACAAAAGAACTGAATGAAGCTCAGGAGAAGCTCATCATAGCTGAACGACTGGCTGTTCTCGGCGAATTTTCGGGAAATCTATCTCACGAACTCAGGAATCCTCTAGGTATTATTGAGAGCTCTGCATACTATATTCAAACAAAATTATCAGATTCAGATTCAAAATTGAAGCAGCATATCAATCGTATCAGAGAACAGGTGAGACGCTCAAGAGATATAATTAATAGTCTTGTGAATCTAGCAAATCTGAAGAAGCCAAGGAAAGATAGGATTGACCTCACAGTAGCGCTGAATTATGCTATCTCGACATTAAACATACCCAATACAGTGGAAATTAATGTAGATATACAGGATGAGAAGGTGGCGGTTTATGGGGATATGGAACAACTCTGTATAACCTTTAACAATATCATTAATAACGCCATTGAAGCGATGGAAGGAAAGGGAAGGCTTGCGATTAAAATGAGGGTCTCTAATGAAGACGATATTGTCGAAATCATCTTTGAAGATACAGGCCCAGGTATTGCTTCAGAGAATAAAGATAGAATTTTTCGGCCGCTTTTTTCAACAAAGAATAAGGGCATTGGTTTTGGTCTTTCGATATGTCAGCAGATAATATTGAATCACAATGGAATAATAGAGGTTGAATCAGAACCCGGAAGGGGGGCATGTTTCATCATACGTCTTCCCATTTAA